A stretch of DNA from Bactrocera neohumeralis isolate Rockhampton chromosome 6, APGP_CSIRO_Bneo_wtdbg2-racon-allhic-juicebox.fasta_v2, whole genome shotgun sequence:
GCACAATCATCGTAAATTTTGATTGGAATCTGTCGTCAATGACTTGCTcttttccattttctttttcaaattcaaagaCGTTGAATACGTCATCAGTCATTTCACACTCCGCTGAATTGTGCCAAGAAAAGCTGTCTgtgtgtacttacatacatatgtatattatcgtggagaaatggcagaaatcggtttagatgttagtggtgcgCTGTGCCACGGTTAAGTGGTCCTCTATGGCATTCAGAAAACTTCCGCTTCAAAGGGTTTGATTACACAGCACCACGGTGGCTATAAATGCGACTGTCAACCAGATTTCAGCATTGTGAGCTTTCGTACGCCGTCCATGGTTAAAGACTTTCAAGTTGGGAACGAAGAAATTTCGCAGATACAAGTAGTTAAAATCTAGAAAGCGAAAAGTGTTTAACTTTAAACATGttgtatattataattttgacCTTACAACTGTTGAGTGCCCATTGTGGCGCTCAATACTCGCACGCACGCCGCGATCCACACATCCGTCTTTCGGGTACTAACAACACCAATGATCAATTGCATCTCAGCGATCCAATTGCGACACTCAATGCAACGGCTCTCTACGGTCAGTTGCCGACATATGGTTACAGTCAACCAAAATACGCGCCGTCACTGCGTACCACGCCACCTGAAGTGGCCAAATATCGTAATCTCGGTAATTACTTCCAAGTTATTCCGCCGAATACGCAACTAACAATGTTGGAACCGCCTGTCGCCACCGCCAAGCGAGAACTTAAGCAGCACTCGGAGTATTTAACGCCGTTTTCATTTAGTCATCGTGTATTACACTTGGGGAACAAACACACACAGGACTTGCGCCCGCGACGCTACACGAATTCGAGCTACAATGCTGACCTTTCACAAAACGATTTGAAAGATTCAAATACCTTCCGCGCTGTTGACAAAGCTTTGCCGATAGTCTCAGCCGCTAGAAGAACACAGCGAGTACCGCAAGAGAGTGTGCGTAATTCGCAGGATCAAAGAGAGCATCCTAAAATAATTCAGCAGACGCAATCTTTTCAgtaagtatttacataaatctaaataaaattaaacaagtaaggaagggctaagttcgggtgtcaccgaacattttatactctcgcatgataaagtgataatcgagatttcattatacgtcatttatatatttttcaaataccgtatttgtgtaaagttttattccgctatcatcattggttccaaatgtatatactcgtattatacagagaaggcatcagatggaattcaaaatagctttatattggaagaaggcgtggtttgaaccgatttcacccatatttcgtacatgtcatcagggtgttaagaaaatattatataccgaatttcattgaaatcggtctagtagctcctgagatatggttcttggtccataagtgggcggaaatacctgaagaaaacgactctgtagactttgacatagctatagtagtttccgagatatgtacaaaaaacttagtagggggcggggccacgatattccaaaacaattacgtccaaaatcactcaatgcgatttttctaaaaatttcactttaatatctttatttatggcttagttatgacactttatcgACTTTCGGATGTCTGTCATTTTATTATTGGCGACGAGTCTTGGATTTTCGAACTTACGATCCGGAACAAGATGTACCAATCATCATGATATCCGAATTTTTATCAAGTTACAGTGGCAAAGGTGACGGACGGAAGCCAGAAAAATCACGTCAAAGTTGGTCAAACATcagtatatataaccctatgttgacttttgttttcgattatcaaccgttatgtgaacacaACTATAAATCTCGTTTCCGACTAGCAAAACAACTGTCAAGAAAGAATCATGGTTATTTGACAGTTTCTTCGATTAACGAATGGTGCACCTCGCTTGAGCGCTAAACTGTGAAAAGGAACAGTTTACATTTAGAActattatgggccgacaactcttggttttggCCACAAGATAATACACGTCGCaggttttcgccaatttttcaaccgatatcgtgccgcaaccaatGTTGCACCTGACTTAGGTTGGACGTGTTTTTCAAGAAAACTCAAAAAACCGTGAGCTTGGCGATTGTCCTTTGTTAAAATCTTACACTTCGTAGCTTATTCGCGAATTCTGGGCAAAAAACAATACTTTAACAATGTCCCTGCCTCAATATTCGTTGGAGACATGTGATGGCCTATCtctgaaaacaaaaagaaccTTAACGGACCGTGTTTCACAAGGTAGATATTCGCCAGACATGCGAAGTTCTAAAAGTACTATCCCAAAATTGAGGTGAATTTTGTgcgatttcattttcaaatttgggACCGCTGCATACACTTTTACCAACAAATTTcgaatggtgaatatttggaaaaatcctccgcgTGACATAATTTAGACGAATTCGCTTTTATATCTTCAAAGACACTTCATAtattttcacaagtctcataaagatAAATTATAAGTTATAAAATGTCGAAAACATATAACATTGATAAGATTGTAAAtggtaaactcatttttgtatgaaatccatacaaaaaacaattttttaaacacgtgtaaaaatttataattaatgaaTATTTGAATGCTTTTgaacgggttgtgagtaccccaattgtGTTTGCAGTGTGATTCAGTGAGCCCAACTTGTATGTAAATTACTAtaaatatcatttatatattttagtcaacaattggaatatttttctaaaagatCGTATTTATACccattactattttataacaaaattaaaatttaatgaaaatcgtCATGATCTTGCTAAATTGGCTAtcccaaaatatatatttttaaatgtttcgataattttttgaaaaagcgctGACATAATgcataatagaaaataaaggtGAATACAACTGGGTTAACTAGGTGTTAATGAATTTTCGGAATTTAAATTGTCCCAAAACTAAACTCTTtactaaacaatttttattgctatgCTTTCAACCtcggttattatttttattgtctctTAGTGATATATACATGCGATTTAAGAATCCACAACAACGGAGTTTCGGGCATGTCGAATTTCAACCACAAAAACGCTTTGAGAAACGTTTCGAATcgctaaacaacaacaacaacggcaatcGTCATCGCGGCGAGGTGAGTAGAAGTGATTCACTTTTGGGCTGAATCGCTTAAATAATCACAACCTTATATGCAATATGCAAACGCATTTCAAGCGTGACTTGagcaaatgcaaattttctCTACGCATGCGCACAAAGCGCATCCAAGCACTTAACGtgaattttgaatgaaatttcacatatttcatTGCAGATCGTATGGGCTGATGCGACGGGCGGTTACGGTGAGCACCATTGGGATTTGACGCAAGGAAAACTACGTTGAGGCGCCACCGAAACGTGACTTTACGCAATTCTTAAGTATTTATGCTAACACAATTAGAAGGTAACATTCAGAAAAGATTCCATTTGATATGCAAATATGATTTAATGAGCGTTAGTGTATcagaatatgtgtatatattaataaaaagagagagagagagtgagagaaatggaaacagaaaatgcaatacaatgcaaaaacaaaaataaaaaattatcttcaagAATTGCATGCTTCATTTGCATTAGAATGTTGGATAGCTAGGCGCCTATGAAAGAAGCGCTTACAACCAAAAATGCAGCCGAGTTCGAGAGTAGGGGTAAGTAGTGCAGTTAAAGGTGTAGCTGTAAATTACTAGCGCTACTGagtttctatttatttacaGTTTGTTTCTCACGCCAAAAGTGGTCAGTCAAGTTTTGCGATGATAAAAGGTCAATTCGGGTGGATAGATGGGCGATCGTTCAGTCGGTTGGTCTATTGGTATGACGGTCTGTCACGGCGCGCCAAGTAAACGTGGTATCTAGGACATTCACC
This window harbors:
- the LOC126763482 gene encoding uncharacterized protein LOC126763482 gives rise to the protein MLYIIILTLQLLSAHCGAQYSHARRDPHIRLSGTNNTNDQLHLSDPIATLNATALYGQLPTYGYSQPKYAPSLRTTPPEVAKYRNLGNYFQVIPPNTQLTMLEPPVATAKRELKQHSEYLTPFSFSHRVLHLGNKHTQDLRPRRYTNSSYNADLSQNDLKDSNTFRAVDKALPIVSAARRTQRVPQESVRNSQDQREHPKIIQQTQSFHDIYMRFKNPQQRSFGHVEFQPQKRFEKRFESLNNNNNGNRHRGEIVWADATGGYGEHHWDLTQGKLR